Below is a genomic region from Telmatobacter sp. DSM 110680.
TCTTTTCGCTTGGCGTGGCATCAGCGGGAATGACTGAAGCCGACTACTCTCGCGTCACCTACCAATACACCATGGTCGCAGCCCAGATACTCAGCCGACTCAATCCTGACCTGACCTTCATCTTCGTCTCCGGCTCCGGCACTGACAGCTCTAAGAAGGGACGCGTCATGTGGGCGCGCGTCAAGGGCCGAACCGAGAATGCGCTGCTCAATTTGCCATTCAAGGCCTACATGTTCCGCCCCGGTTTCATCCAGCCGATGGATGGAATACAGTCCAAAACGCCGCTGTACCGGAGGTTCTACACAATACTCGGACCGCTGTTCCCGCTGCTGCGGAAGATGTTTCCCAATCAGGTGCTGTCCACCCGTCAACTTGGTCAAGCCATGCTCAACGTAGCGCGCCGGGGATACCCAAAATATGTGCTCGAGGCCAGAGATATTCGCGCCGCTGCAGACCCGGAGCCATGATTTCCCATAACACGAGAATCATGAGCCGGGCCTGCGCTGCGTCAAGGCTTCTCAGCGCGAAGCCAGGGTCACGAAATCAGTCGCAGGGCAGACCTTCGCCTCCATGTTTTTAACCCCGCGAGGCGGCATCGTTTCACTGAAAAGGTTAGTACCGGGAACGTGAAACTCGGTTAGGTTCAGGTGGCCTCCACAATTGTGGAAGATCAATCGTGCTTCCGATTCAGTTGCTCGTTGTTCCTCCGGATGCACCGAGAAGACCTGCATATCCCCGGTTCTCACATTGCGAATCGACATCATGAATTTGTTCGAGACCAGATTCAGTTCATAAGTGCCTGCGGCAATGTTTCGGCCGTCCGCAGTAAACGAGAACGGAATGCTGAAAACCACTCCCGGGCCATCCTGCGCGTTCGCCTTTGCTGCGAACGTGCCACCCACGGCCAGGACTCCAACCAACGAACCGACGATGATAGAACTCATGCGCTTCATAACTTCCCTCCTTGATGCTGGTGTTGACGCTTCGTGCGATCGACTCATTTCGATCTCGGCCGCCGCGGTGGTCACTCTTACTTCCACTTCTCGATTCCAGCATCGGTATGGAGCGCATGCGATAAAGATTGGATAAGCCGCGATAAAGATTAGCTAAGCAAAGTAAAGATTTGTAAATGGCGTTTCTGCAATCGACGAATGGTCTAGCATCAACTGGAGGGCGGCTGCCTGAAGCAAATGGATCGCGTTCTCATCGTCGACGATGACGTTCAATTGTGCGGGCTGCTCACAGAGCGCCTGGAATCTGAAGGATTCACAATCGAAGTAGCTAATGATGGGATTCGCGGCTTGGACCGCGCCCTTTCAATGGAACACTCTCTGGTTGTGCTCGATCTGATGTTGCCCGGAATGACAGGCCTCGATGTCCTGCGCCGGCTGCGCGCCAAGTCTCCTGTACCGGTGTTGATCCTCACCGCGCGTGGCGAAGATATCGACAGGATTCTCGGATTGGAAATTGGCGCTGATGACTACGTGCCAAAACCATTCAACCCGCGGGAACTGATCGCACGAATTCGCGCCATCCTGCGTCGAACCTCCATTCCCGCAAACCCCGCGAGCCCGCTGGTAGTTGGTGATCTCCGCCTCGATTCGCGAGCCCGAGAGGTGTGGTTAGAAGATGTGGCTCTCAATCTGACCAGCGTGGAATTCACGCTGCTTGAAACCTTTCTGCGCGACGCTGGAAAGATCCTGAGTCGCGAGCAACTCACCGAAGCTGTCCTCGGCCGAAAGCTCGCACCCTTCGATCGCGTCATCGACGTGCATGTAAGCAACATCCGCAAGAAGCTGGGAACGTCCGAGCATGGCCCAAGAATTAAAGCCATTCGAGGCAACGGCTATCTCTTCGTTGCGCGACCCGAGGCGAAATGAAACTGACATTCCGTAGCCTCTTGCTTAAAATTTTCCTTTGGTTCTGGGCGACCGTCCTCGTCACAGGCATCTCACTCGTGCTTACCTTCATTCTTGAACCGCACGGCGTACCTGCGCAGTGGCATTCGACGCTTGCGGAAACAGCTCGCTACTCCGGAACGATTGCGGTTGAGACCCTCGAAAGGGAAGGCACACCCGCCGCGGCATCCTACCTCGATCGACTAGTTCACGACACTGCTTTGAAGGCGTGTCTCTTCGATATCTCAGGAAAGATCATCGCCGGGGATGGGTGCGAAACATTTCAGCAGATGGCGACACGCGTCACGGGTTTAAATACATCCGAATTCGGCATGGTATTTGGAATAGCGCGCGTCGCATTAATCCTGAAAGGGAATAGCCGCCGCCAATACATCTTTGCGACCGAACTCCCCGCCGGCCCCCGCGCCGCGGCAGGCTTCAACCGAACCACGTTCCTGGTGCAGTGGGGAGTCGCGTTTCTTGTTTCAGGCTTTGTGTGCTACCTGCTCACCCGCTACATCACCGCGCCTATTCTCCGCTTGCGTGCGGCATCGCAACAGCTGGCCACTGGCGATTTGAGCACCCGCGCAGGTCCTGAAATCGCCTCCCGGCAAGATGAAATTGGAGATCTGTTGCGGGACTTCGATGCCATGGCCTCTCGCATTGAAGATCTCGTATCTGGACAACGTCAACTCATCTCCGATGTTTCGCACGAATTGCGCTCGCCTCTGGCCCGGCTGAATGTGGCCCTCGACCTTGGCCGCCAGCGAAAAGGGAACGATGCGGCTTTCGATCAGATGGAGCAGGACCTCGCTCTCCTCAACGAAATGATCGGGCGCCTCCTGACGATTGCAAAACTGGATGTCTCCGCCAGGCAAGTACCGATGGTCCAAGTCGACCTCACGGAACTCGTATCCCAGATCGTCCGCGATGCCAACTTCGAGGCTCGCGTGCTAGATCGCGCCGTCCAATTAACTGCGGAGGGCCCGTACCTCGTTCGCGGAAACCCGGAACTGCTGCACGGAGCGATCGAGAATGTGGTTCGAAACGCGATCCATTACACCGCCTCCGGAACCTCCGTCGAAGTATCGATGCAAGTTGTGCGTCAGCCAAAGAAATCCTTCGTACGCGTCACAATTCGCGACCATGGACCGGGCCTTCCCGAGTCCGAGCTCGTCAATATCTTTCGACCCTTCTATCGGGTAGCGGACGCCCGCGACCGACAGTCCGGCGGAACTGGTCTCGGACTCGCTATAGCTGACCGCGTCATTCGAACTCACGGCGGAACTATCCGCGCCGAAAACGCCTCGTCATCAGGCTTGATGGTTGAAATCCTCTTGCCGGAGTGCGAATCCGATTTGACCTAAGACTCGGAAACTCTCGACTTTCCGCCGCCCGCCAGTCTTGAGTAGATCCACGCGCTTGATTCAAAGTTCCCGCAGGTAATGTTCTGGCGACAGCAAATGGGTACCTACGGATCGACCGGTCACTCGCAACGTAACTGGATGACATGAAATAGAGGTTCTTAAACCGCTGCTGCATGGGATAAAACCCTTCTAGAAAAGCTATCGACGTCCCCACGCCCGTCCGTGATAAATTGAGATTCCCCGCACGTATCAGGTGATCCATGGCAGCAGGCATTCACTTATCCGGCAACAACGAAACGATCGATCTGCAGCAGCAGGTGGCACGCCTGCAGGCACTTCTCGAGGCCTCGCGCCAGGTACACTCCACCATTCGCGAAGAAGCCGTGCTTGGTGCAGTTCTCCGTATCGTCGTCCGCGAGCTCGAGATGGCCGGGGCAGCATTCCCCGGAACCGGCCTCAGCTACGGCGAAATGCCGGACCTCGCGGCCCAGACCGACGAAGCTGCCGCTCTCCCGATCTACCTCTTGCAGGACCGCGAGGGTAAGCGGATGGCCGAGCTGGTAGTGGCGCCGCCTGACAGCCGCGAGTTGACGATCTATGAAGCCGACTTTATCGAGGGACTGGTTCTGCAAGCCGGTGTCGCTCTTGAAAATGCCCGCAACCACGAACGCAACCTGCAATGGGCACGCGTCCAGCAAGATCTCGACGCTGCACGGAACATCCAGCGCTCGCTGCTGCCGCAAGAGCTACCCGACATCGCCGGCTATTCGCTGGCTTTCCGCTCCGTGACCTGTTACGAGGTAGGCGGCGATTACCTCGACCTCGTGGAGCAGCCCGACGGAAGCCTGCTGATCGCCGTAGCCGATGTTGCCGGTAAAGGTCTTGCATCCGCCATGATGTCCACCAGCTTTCGCGCGGCTTTTCGCGCTATGGCCATCACTGGGCCACCTCTCGACGAATTGGCTACGCGTATGAACGAGCACCACTGGCGCGAGGGCGAAGAGGCTCGCCGCCGCTACGTCACCGCCATCTTCCTGCGTCTTCATCCCGAGTCGGGCAAGATCGAGGTGGTCAACGCCGGTCACAATCCTGGATTCCTCGTATCCGCCGACGGCGTCGCGCGCCAATTCGAGGCCGCCGGCACGCCTTTAGGTCTATTACCGGGTATGCGCTACTCCAGCGAGCAAGCCGTGTTTACACCGGGAACCAGGCTGTTGTTTTATACCGACGGACTGACGGAGGTATTCCGGGGTGAGGAAGAGTTTGGCCCGGAACGACTTATGGACGAATTTTCTAAGTGTCCCGGCGAACAAGCCGATGTTATCCTCGATTCATTGTGGGCAACAATTGACGACTTTGCCGACGGCGGCCCGCAAAGTGACGACATGACCGCACTTGCGTTGTGCAGGTGTGCGCAGGGTACGGAGATACCGGCATGAGCAAGGTGAAGTCCACTAGCGTGGAGGTGCGGCTGCCTTCGCAGCTTGGCTATGAGAAAGTGGCTATGAGCACCGCAGCCGCTGTGGCCAAGCTCATGGGTTTTCGCGAAGATCGCGTCGAGGATTTAAAGACGGCCGTAGCTGAGGCCTGCATCAACGCAATTGAACATGGCAATAAATTGAACGACGACCTCTCCGTCGACGTAGTGCTTTCAGCAGGCGTTAACGCTCTTGAGGTAAAAGTGATTGATGACGGAAAGGGGCTTAAAACTGTTCCACCCAAGCCCGACATCGATAAAAAGATTCATGGAGAAGAAGATCCCCGCGGCATGGGCATGTTCCTCATCCAGGCGCTGGTCGACGAGGCCGAATGGGTCAAGGGCTCGAATGGAAAAAGTAGTTATGTCAGGCTCGTCATTCGTCTGGATGCAGTAGCGGATTAACACGTAGAACAACGGAGACACGAAATCGTGCAGAGCGAAACAAAAGCCCGCGTAGACCAGTTGACATCCCCGGCAGGACACCCTGTTACCGCCCTCCGCTTTGAGGGTGACATCGCCAGCACGTCCAAAGAGGCGGTGCTCGGCAGCTACCAATCGCTGCCCAAGGCGACTGCCAAACTTGTGCTGCTCGACTTCACCAAGGTCGACTACATCAATTCAAGCGGTATCGCGCTCGTCATCCAGATGCTCATTGAGGCTGCGAACTCCGGCCAGAAGGTCTATGCCTTTGGCTTGTCGCCACACTTCACCAAGGTCTTCACCATGGTGGGCATCACCAAGTATGCCGGCCTCTTCCCATCCCAGGCCGATGCTCTAGCGGCGCTGTAACCCCGGCGCCGCACCCCAACCCTACTCCCGCAAAACTTATGCTTTCATCCCAAGCGCAGCCGAGGGATCTGCAGTTGCTTTTCCTCTGCCGACTGCGGGTGCCCCATCCATGACGCGCTCTTTCGCGGCATGGATGAAATGACGACGACCATTCGCAAAAATCCTCACCGAAGCCATCCCAAGAAACTCGCCTGACCCGAAATCTCGGAGCGAAATCCCGTGCGGCGTCTCTGAGATCAAGGCCAGATCAGAAACGCCGCACAGCACATCGGCTACCTTCAGCGGCCCGCGAGGGCCACCTCTTGCTCTTCAACTTCAACCTGAGTGCTTCTGCCTGTTGTTGAATTGCTGTCGATTGAATGCCCAGTCAAAAGGCCGAGCACGAACCACGCGAACAGTGCTGCTCCAATCGCAAACAGGATGTCTCCGGGAACTCTCATCCAGCGCAATGTCTGCATCGAACTGGACTGCATGAACTCGGAGGAACGCGCATACCAGGTGCCGTGTTCAATCGATGCCCATGCCTGCAACAATCCGACCGGCAGCATGCTGAGGATGACCATGAAGATCAATCCAAAGTTGAGAGACCAGAAGGAGAGCTTCAGCGGGGTCTCCTTCCATTTGCGCCCTGGATTAAGCGCGCGGAGGCAGAACAGCGTGAGTCCGAGGCCAAGCATTCCGTACACGCCGAACAGAGCCGTGTGACCGTGAACGGGAGTAAGGTTGAGTCCCTGCACGTAATAAAGGGAAATCGGTGGATTAATAAGGAAGCCGAATAAGCCCGCTCCCACAAGATTCCAGAATGCAACCGCGACGAAGAAATAGATGGGCCACTTGTAGTTGGCGATCCACTGAGACTTCCTTGTCGGTTGCGCGAGGCGAATGTTCTCCCAGGCTTCGTAACCAATCAATGTCAGTGGCACAACCTCAAATGCGCTGAAGATTGCACCCAGGCCAATCACCGCCGGTGTCGCACCCGCGAAGTAGAGATGATGAAACGTTCCGATGATGCCCCCCGACAAAAAGATCGTCGTCGAAAAGAGCGCCGCCTTGGTAGCGGTGCGAATCTCGATCAGCTTGAGCCGCGTGAATAAGAATCCGATCACAACAGTGGCGAACACTTCGAAGAAACCTTCAACCCAGAGGTGAACTACCCACCAGCGCCAGTATTCCGCTGTAACCAGGTGGCTGCGCTGGCCGTACATCAGTCCGGCAGAATAGAAGAGCGGGATTGCGATGCTGGAGATGAGAAACAGCGTGAGGAGTGCGCGGTCTTCACTCTTGCGAACCAGTGCCGGCTTGAGGGCCGCAATCATCAGGACAAGCCACAGTACCAATCCGACGAACAGCAGAATCTGCCAGAAGCGTCCGAGGTCGACGTATTCATAACCCTGGCTGCCGAACCAGAACCACATGTTGCCAAGACGCTGTTGAATACCCATCCATTCGCCGGCGAGCGATCCGCCAACGACGAGGATCAGTGCGCCAAAGAGTGCATTGACACCGAGTCGCTGATACTTCGGCTCGTGACCGCTGACCGCCGGCCCAACGTAAAGACCCGTTGCCAGCCATGAGGTCGCGATCCAGAAAATCGCGATTTGCAGATGCCACGTGCGCGTGACGGCATACGGTAAGTACTTCGCGAGCGGAAATCCAAAGAAGGCCTGCCCCTCGACTCCGTAGTGAGCAGTCAACACTCCCATCAAAATCTGCACACCCCAGAGAATCACCACTACGTAAAAATACTTCAGAGTCGCACGTTGCGACGGGGTTGGCTTGAATACAAGGAAAGGATCGCTTTCTGGATAAGGCCCGTGAACGAGTTCCTTTTCCTGCGACGCATACCACCAGACAAGTCCGCCAATTCCGGCCAGCAATCCAACGAAGCTGAGAACGCTCCAGAGCACAGCGCCCGATGTTGGCACATTGCCGATCAGCGGCTCATGCGGCCAGTTATTCGTGTACGTCGTTTCAGAACCCAGGCGATCCGTGCTGCAAGCCCACGAAGTCCACCAGAAAAACGCGGCGAGTTGACGCTGCTTTGCGGCATTGGTCAATGCGCCACTGGGGATGGCATAAGCCGACCGACCCGTGGCAAAAACGTCGGTGTAGTAAGCGCGGAGTTGCTCAAACGCCGCAGCGCGATCGTCGCTTAGCGTCACGCGATTGCGCGAGACGTCATAGGTGTTGGTTCGCATCTCGCGAATTAACCGCGCCTTGAAGATCGCCTGTTGATCCGGTCCGAGAGCCTCGAAATTAGACGCCCCAGCCCTGACCGCCCAGGTGTTCAGCAGAATCTCCGATTCCCGGTGCAGCCAATCCGCACTCCAGTCGGGTGCAACATAAGCGCCGTGGCCCCAGACTGTGCCGATCTCCTGCCCGCCGATCGATTGCCACACTCCCTGGCCGTCCGTGATGGAACTGCCAGTGAAGAGAAGCTGCCCTTCAGCGTTGTACACGTCTGGGATAGGCGGAGCTTCGCTGATCATCTTCCGCCCGACTCCACCGAGAACAGCGAAAGATCCAATAATGACGATGGCCAATGCCACCCAATAACGTTTGTAGGACATGATTTTCCCTCACTTAATTAGGCCGAAAATAGTGTGTGATGCTCCCCCGACAAAGCGACATTCCAATCCGTGTGTTTCCGCGGCGCATAAACTCGCAATGGGATGCCTCTGGAAGTCATTGAAAGTCCCTCAAGAACATTCGCACTGAGGCAACAGTAGCGTTCAGTGAAAGGGGAATGCAGGGACTTAGGTCACTATCCGGCGTAGAAACTTCAAAATTACCGAGACTGATCATCCCAGCAAAAAACGAGTCGCGGTGTGATCTAAATCACACCGCGAGCGGGGGTCCCGTTCATCTTTCCGTGACCTTACGGGGGATTATGCCTTGGGTTGTTAGCTCTCGGTCGCAAATGCCCGGCGGCCGAGCAAGAAGGTAGCCATGAGGTTTGAAGCGAACAGAAGCACCCCGCTCAATTCCAGCACGCCTGAAACAGGCAGCACCCTCCACGCGAACGAAGCCAGACCTTCATAGGCCAAAGGCTCAAAAACAACTCGCAGCAGGCATCCGGTCTGAAGACATACCAGGCTGAAGAACATCAGCTGCGTGCTGAAGATCCGCTGAATGCCGGCAAAGTGAGGCAGGATGCGCGGCCCAATCGCGAACACCATCGTTGCCGCGAATCCGACCGTGAGCGCATGACGCGAAGCACCCCAGATGCCCCCGTGGACATCCATAAATGCCGCCCAGACACTCATCGATCCCGCCACAATAAGCCATGCATAAGCCAAACGAATGAAGACCGGAAAACTCGGATGGATACCATGGATTTTGGCGTGGCCATGCGGACGTTCTGTTAAGCGAAGAGCAATCCCAATCGTGCCTGAGCCAAGCGCAAACAGAATCGTCGCCGGCTTGGGCAAGCCAGAAACCCCAAATAGAACACCTGTGATGGCCATCAACAGAGCCATGCGAAACCAACGTACACTCGGCTTCGATATCGCGAGAAACGACGGCAGCCATCGTGCCGAAAACCCCCACACCACTGGCACCACAAATCCCCAGCCAAGCAAGACGAGATATTTTTGATCGAGCGAGTGAGGAAATGACCTCAGGCCGCCCTGCAAGCCCAAACGAACGCACTCAACAAAATTGAAGATGACACCAGCCGCAAGCCCCGCAGTGCCAATCAAAACCGAGACCATCCACATTTCCATCGGCGCCTTCGCCTTATTCCCGTCGCCCGATTCCGGCAGCTTGTGGTGTGAAGCAGCGTATAGAAACAGCATCACCGCAAGAAGCTCAAATCCCGCGGATACCGGTAGCAGAGTGCGCCACTGGCACCCATAAATATTTCCAAACCAGCGCATCGCAACGCCGGATGTCCACAGCAGGTAACAGGAAAGAGGAACGCGAAGGACCGACCGTCCATGCGCAGGCTGGGAATAGAAGCCGATGCCAAGAATAAAACTACCAATCCATCCGAACATCTGTGCGTGCCCATGACCTTCCATCCATGCGGCCGGCAATGTCCCCAGCCCATGATGCGCACTGATCGCCATCAGGTTTGAAAACCCCAGCAGCGTCCCAGGCAAAGCCATAAAGAAAAGTCCGCTGCCAATCCATGCGCGAAGCACCAAGCTCTTTTGCCGTTCGCGCGCGATGATCACTGAGTTCTCACCGACTGCACCGACGGAAACAGATTGATCCAACAACGAAATCGTACCCATGGCTAGCTCCTTACCTTGATTTCTGCTTCCAGTTGAATGGCACGCGGAAACAGAACATCATTCTCAAGATGCACATGCTGTTTGAGGTCTGCCTCAAATTCCCGGAGCCCCGAAAAGAGAGCGGTATGCGTCGCACATGCCCATGAAGGTGCCTCAAAGTGACTGGTGATGCGAATGAGCTCCCGCATGATGTGATCGGCAGATTCATGTTCCTGCTCCATCATGAAGATCGGGTGAGCGACCGAACGGAAACATGCATGCGCGGGAGGATAGGCGACGATCGATTCCTGATCGATCTGCGAGATGAACGGAAAGAGCACCTGCTCTTCCTTTTCGATATGCGCATACATCTCGCTGCGAAGCGCCTCAACTAATTCGGCGATTCTCACCAGTTCGGGATCTCGATCACTCCTCTTTGTCGCGACCTTTGACGCCATCTCAGCCAGGGCCGGGAGCACTTGACGAACGCGATGATGATGAACGCGGACGATGTGTTGAATCAGCCGGCCAAGCGATACATCGAGAGGATCGAATGCCAAGCCACCACGTTCCTTAACCTCTGCGTCAGCAAGTTTTTCGAGAACTTGATCCACAGAGAGTTGCAGCTCCCGGCACACGGCTTCGAGCGACAAGTCCGCCTGCACGCACAGATCAATGTCAAATCGATGAAAGATGCTGGCTGCGGATGGGCTGCTAGTTACGATCTCGCGGATAGACTGCGCTGCGGTGGACATAAGCACTCTCCACTAGCAACCCTAGCGTTCAAGTAAGAACGGAGCAGTAACTTATGTCACTCGGAGTCGAAGATGATCTAAGCCGAAGCCTCGAGAAGTGCTTTCAAACCGCTGAGATCCTTGACGACGATCTGTCGCGCGTCCACGTCCAGCAGTCCTTCAGCCTGAAGGCGCATCAGGTTGCGGGAAACGAGCTCGCGCACGGTGCCTAGTTGATTGGCAAGTTCCTGATGGGTTGCGGGAAGCTGGAATTCAATTCCGCGAGCAGTCTTCTTTCCTTCGCTCTCTGCCAGCTTGAACAAGACTGAAATCAAGCGCTGCCGGATCGTGGTAAACGATAGTTCCTCAATAATCCCCACCAGCCGTCGCAACCGCGTCCCCACCACCTGGAGAACTTTCAATGCAACTTCAGGATGCTCCATGCAGTACGCCTGAAAATCGCGACGCGAGATGAATGCAATTTCTGCATCCTCGATCGCAACGGCGGAGGCCGGAAATGGACCGCCATCGAAGACTGGCAGTTCCGCGACCGACTCCCCTGGAACATTAATCGCAAGAACCTGTTCTCGGCCGCTCATCGAAGTCTTGAAAATACGAACCTTGCCCTGTGCGATGATGTGCAGGCCATTGCACGGCTCGCCTTCAGAAAAAAGCAACTCCCCGGCACTGAACAGCTTGCGAACTGTTCGCGCGGCCAGCGTCTTCAACTCCGTCGGCGTGAGGCTCGATAACAGTGCGGTCTTACCGAGGGCAGTGGCGAGATCGGTGCGTTCAGCAGTCACTCGAGAATCTTACGGCATGAGCTTAGCACCCGCGTCATCTTCGGTTGCGTGAAGGGACTTACTCCCTGCCAGCCGTGCGACCTCAGATCAAAGTTTCGCGCTGAATAATTCTGAGAATGCGACGCCGCCTGGGACTTAGGTCACTGCATCCGCCCTCTCTTCGCGGTCTCATAGGTTGCATGAACCCGCAGATCAACACCACCGACTTCAACGAACGTCCATTCATCGCCATCTGGGAAGTGACCCAGGCTTGCGACCTTGCTTGTGTCCATTGCCGCGCGTCCGCTCAGCCGGACCGCAGTCCGATGGAACTGAGCACAGATGAGGGCAAACATCTGATCGATGAAATCACGGCCTTGAAGGTTCCTGTCTTTGTATTGACGGGAGGCGATCCCATTAAGCGGCCCGATCTCTTTGAACTGATCGCACACGCCCGCTCAGCGGGAGTCAGAGTTTCGCTGACGCCAAGCGCCACGCCTTTGCTGACGAAGGAAATTATTGTGAGGCTCAAAGAGGCCGGCCTCGCGCGGCTCGCAGTGAGCATGGACGGTGCAAGTCCAGAAACCCACGACGCATTCCGCGGGATGAGCGGTTCATTCGCGCGAACCCTTGATGCCGTGCGCTGGGCAAATGAGGTTGGACTACCTTTGCAGATCAACACCACGTTCAGCCGAAGGAACATCAACGAGATTGACAACATTGTCGCCTTGATGGAGAAGCTGAAGATAACCCTCTGGAGTGTCTTCTTCCTCGTTCCTACCGGACGCGGAAAGCTGAACGATCTACTGAGTGCGGACGAGTTCGAATTGGTCTTCGCTAAGGTTTATAGTCTGTCCAAAACCGCGAGCTTCGACATTAAAACAACCGAGGCGCAGCACTACAGACGCTACCTCTTGCAGCAGCGCGTTGCCGAACGAAAGTCAGGAATCAACCTCCCCTCACAGCACGACAGAGCAGCAGACTCAATTGGACGCGCA
It encodes:
- a CDS encoding TIGR04053 family radical SAM/SPASM domain-containing protein translates to MNPQINTTDFNERPFIAIWEVTQACDLACVHCRASAQPDRSPMELSTDEGKHLIDEITALKVPVFVLTGGDPIKRPDLFELIAHARSAGVRVSLTPSATPLLTKEIIVRLKEAGLARLAVSMDGASPETHDAFRGMSGSFARTLDAVRWANEVGLPLQINTTFSRRNINEIDNIVALMEKLKITLWSVFFLVPTGRGKLNDLLSADEFELVFAKVYSLSKTASFDIKTTEAQHYRRYLLQQRVAERKSGINLPSQHDRAADSIGRAPRGLNDGKGVIFISHKGEVFPSGFLPLSAGSVREQTLAEIYRESPLFRDLRNTSKLEGKCGACEFKEICGGSRARAYALTGNPNAEEPCCSYIPKGYMQPAPQLKTSTTLHVLQGA